Proteins encoded within one genomic window of Nonomuraea gerenzanensis:
- a CDS encoding PadR family transcriptional regulator — protein sequence MDDLTEMLKGTLEGCVLQIIGAEETYGYAITRRLNDLGFADVVEGTVYTILLRLEKKGLVQVTKRPSELGPPRKFYALNDEGRRQLAAFWAKWEYITTRIDRLKEGGR from the coding sequence ATGGACGACCTGACGGAGATGCTGAAGGGCACCCTTGAGGGCTGCGTGCTCCAGATCATCGGCGCCGAGGAGACCTACGGCTACGCCATCACCCGCCGGCTGAACGACCTCGGCTTCGCCGACGTCGTCGAGGGGACGGTCTACACCATCCTGCTGCGGCTGGAGAAGAAGGGGCTCGTCCAGGTCACCAAACGGCCCTCCGAGCTGGGCCCCCCACGCAAGTTCTACGCGCTCAACGACGAGGGGCGGCGACAGCTCGCGGCGTTCTGGGCGAAGTGGGAGTACATCACGACACGCATCGACAGACTCAAGGAGGGCGGGAGATGA
- a CDS encoding calcium-binding protein, which produces MGTTGSTERRSRATVLRRHGVRALTAGAALAATLLAVAGPAHAAADVSVSAPFLQITADAAADGITVTQVGGRLVVRNDGGLLFPGAGCTATAKNVSVCDADGVTTIVADTGAGDDTLSNRTTLRSRVVLGAGSDLFFGGTATDLAAGEAGNDRLAGNAGDDVLIGGDGVDSANGGDGADKCDAETVTACE; this is translated from the coding sequence ATGGGTACGACTGGGAGCACCGAGAGACGTTCGAGAGCCACCGTCCTGCGCCGGCACGGGGTGCGCGCGCTGACCGCGGGCGCCGCGCTGGCGGCCACGCTGCTGGCCGTGGCCGGTCCGGCGCACGCCGCCGCCGACGTGAGCGTGTCGGCGCCGTTCCTGCAGATCACCGCGGACGCCGCCGCGGACGGCATCACGGTCACGCAGGTGGGCGGCAGGCTGGTGGTCAGGAACGACGGCGGACTGCTGTTCCCCGGCGCCGGGTGCACGGCGACCGCCAAGAACGTGTCGGTCTGCGACGCCGACGGTGTCACCACCATCGTGGCGGACACGGGCGCCGGGGACGACACGCTGTCCAACAGGACCACGCTGCGTTCGAGGGTCGTCCTCGGCGCGGGCTCGGACCTGTTCTTCGGCGGGACGGCCACCGACCTGGCGGCCGGCGAGGCGGGCAACGACCGGCTGGCCGGCAACGCGGGCGACGACGTGCTGATCGGCGGCGACGGCGTCGACAGCGCGAACGGCGGTGACGGCGCCGACAAGTGCGACGCCGAGACCGTCACGGCCTGCGAGTAA
- a CDS encoding sensor histidine kinase has protein sequence MKLFDRVRNASKLTRVRWLMVYCADLLLLIPLFGYYDLYLRWREALAPVPLIVVGVVLLLVFNVLSTRPFRIAVRGGKRPTGILAVTGVIAVLLAAAGQVFALPTWLALLAPFVRVRTVIAVSVASILLFNLYASFAEGFTLPLLIVVQSVFTTICVGAVLANIKLWRLTVEAHEGEEAMAKLAVSEERLRFARDLNDLLGRSLSDVAARTERAERTLRADPEAAAAEMFEVRDLARNSLREVRTVVQNYRAMDLDEVLSSVRAVLEAADVRCTVRAETGSLPPETRTLLATVVREGATNVLKHSKAERCTITIENGVLEMANDGVSGPVGEHAPIGLAGLAQRVRAAGGTLEAEPVAGGRYLLRAAVPA, from the coding sequence ATGAAGCTCTTCGACCGGGTGCGCAACGCGAGCAAGCTGACCAGGGTCCGCTGGCTGATGGTCTACTGCGCGGACCTCCTGCTCCTGATCCCGCTCTTCGGCTACTACGACCTGTACCTGCGCTGGCGGGAGGCACTGGCGCCGGTGCCGCTGATCGTCGTCGGCGTCGTCCTGCTGCTGGTCTTCAACGTGCTCAGCACCCGGCCGTTCAGGATCGCCGTCCGCGGCGGTAAGCGCCCCACCGGCATCCTGGCGGTCACCGGGGTGATCGCGGTGCTGCTGGCCGCCGCCGGGCAGGTCTTCGCGCTGCCCACCTGGCTGGCGCTGCTGGCGCCGTTCGTCCGGGTCCGCACCGTCATCGCCGTGTCCGTCGCGTCGATCCTGCTGTTCAACCTGTACGCCTCGTTCGCCGAGGGCTTCACCCTCCCGCTGCTGATCGTGGTCCAGAGCGTGTTCACCACGATCTGCGTCGGCGCCGTCCTGGCCAACATCAAGCTGTGGCGGCTGACCGTGGAGGCGCACGAGGGGGAGGAGGCGATGGCCAAACTGGCGGTCTCGGAGGAGCGGCTGCGCTTCGCCCGCGACCTGAACGACCTGCTCGGCCGCAGCCTCTCCGACGTCGCCGCCCGCACCGAGCGCGCCGAGCGGACCCTGCGCGCCGACCCGGAGGCGGCGGCGGCCGAGATGTTCGAGGTGCGCGACCTGGCCAGGAACTCGCTGCGCGAGGTCCGCACCGTCGTGCAGAACTACCGGGCCATGGACCTGGACGAGGTGCTCTCCAGTGTGCGCGCGGTGCTGGAGGCCGCCGACGTGCGCTGCACGGTGCGGGCCGAGACCGGCTCGCTGCCGCCCGAGACCAGGACCCTGCTGGCCACCGTCGTCCGCGAGGGCGCGACGAACGTGCTCAAGCACAGCAAGGCCGAACGCTGCACGATCACGATCGAGAACGGAGTGCTGGAGATGGCCAACGACGGGGTGAGCGGACCGGTCGGCGAGCATGCGCCGATCGGCCTGGCGGGGCTCGCGCAGCGGGTCCGCGCGGCGGGCGGCACCCTGGAGGCCGAGCCCGTGGCGGGCGGCCGGTACCTGCTGCGGGCGGCGGTGCCCGCATGA
- a CDS encoding lamin tail domain-containing protein → MRLASTLAVLLAAAMTAGMTAGMTAGTALPARAAAPALQLVKIYYDSPGADRRSNDSLNAEYVTLLNTTRKAIDLEGWSVRDKTGYTYEFGPDVVLGPKKRITVRTGQGADGTGSVFWNRRQYVWNNDQDTAYVRNPGGKLVDSCSYKAASRSAYVNC, encoded by the coding sequence GTGAGACTTGCCTCCACGCTCGCGGTGTTACTCGCCGCGGCCATGACGGCCGGCATGACGGCCGGCATGACGGCCGGCACGGCGCTGCCCGCGCGGGCCGCCGCCCCCGCCCTCCAGCTCGTCAAGATCTACTACGACTCGCCGGGGGCGGACCGGCGCTCCAACGACTCGCTGAACGCCGAGTACGTCACGCTGCTCAACACCACGAGGAAGGCCATCGACCTCGAAGGGTGGAGCGTGCGGGACAAGACCGGCTACACCTACGAGTTCGGCCCCGACGTGGTGCTGGGGCCCAAGAAGCGCATCACGGTGCGCACCGGCCAGGGCGCCGACGGCACCGGCAGCGTGTTCTGGAACCGCAGGCAGTACGTCTGGAACAACGACCAGGACACCGCTTACGTGCGCAACCCCGGCGGCAAGCTCGTCGACTCCTGCTCCTACAAGGCCGCCAGCCGCTCCGCCTACGTCAACTGCTGA
- a CDS encoding sensor histidine kinase yields the protein MAARPDTARKLLLSWMYASFGLVWFISVVYIADDTMSGGMSAARAVINFALITGFSALTPFLLYEAFEYRPRPTLKLLVAGVLAAALFVLSPLDGTSSSAWLQTMTVWASLAALYLRLRATIVLTVSLVTLVTVYTAFMTAQSWQGLVLVQVINCVLMIGAMLLWRWLWWVIRDAYKSREARARLAVAEERLRFARDLHDLLGHSLSVITLKSELAAKLATKDGERAAAEMAAVRALAGESLFEVQQAVHGYQALDLEEELAGVRAALEAAGASCVVEARTDGLSPDARMLLAWAVREGGTNILKHSTATRCEIRIDEGVLEMVNDGVTGVPAAPGSGLRGLSERLVTEGGSFSAGPTQGGEFLLRAAVPA from the coding sequence ATGGCGGCGCGTCCCGACACCGCGCGCAAGCTCCTGCTCTCCTGGATGTACGCCTCGTTCGGGCTCGTGTGGTTCATCTCCGTCGTGTACATCGCCGACGACACGATGAGCGGGGGGATGTCCGCCGCCCGTGCGGTGATCAACTTCGCTTTGATCACCGGTTTCTCCGCACTCACCCCGTTCCTGCTGTACGAGGCCTTCGAGTACCGTCCGAGACCCACGCTGAAACTGCTGGTCGCCGGGGTGCTCGCGGCGGCGCTGTTCGTGCTGTCGCCCCTCGACGGCACGTCGTCGTCGGCGTGGCTGCAGACCATGACCGTGTGGGCGTCGCTGGCCGCTCTCTACCTCCGGCTGCGGGCGACGATCGTCCTGACCGTGTCGCTGGTGACCCTCGTCACCGTCTACACCGCCTTCATGACGGCCCAGAGCTGGCAGGGCCTCGTGCTCGTGCAGGTCATCAACTGCGTGCTGATGATCGGGGCCATGCTCCTGTGGCGCTGGCTGTGGTGGGTGATCAGGGACGCGTACAAGAGCCGCGAGGCCAGGGCCCGCCTGGCGGTGGCGGAGGAGCGGCTGCGCTTCGCCCGCGACCTGCACGACCTGCTCGGGCACAGCCTGTCGGTCATCACGCTGAAGAGCGAGCTGGCCGCCAAGCTGGCGACCAAGGACGGCGAGCGGGCGGCCGCCGAGATGGCCGCGGTCCGCGCGCTGGCCGGGGAGTCGCTGTTCGAGGTGCAGCAGGCGGTGCACGGCTACCAGGCGCTCGACCTGGAGGAGGAGCTCGCCGGGGTGCGCGCGGCGCTGGAGGCGGCGGGGGCGAGCTGCGTGGTCGAGGCCAGGACCGACGGCCTGTCGCCGGACGCGAGGATGTTGCTGGCCTGGGCGGTGCGCGAGGGCGGCACGAACATCCTCAAGCACAGCACGGCCACGCGATGCGAGATCAGGATCGACGAGGGGGTGCTGGAGATGGTCAACGACGGGGTGACGGGCGTGCCGGCGGCGCCCGGGAGCGGCCTGCGCGGCCTGTCGGAGCGCCTGGTCACGGAGGGCGGCTCGTTCTCCGCCGGGCCCACGCAGGGCGGGGAGTTCCTGCTGCGGGCGGCGGTGCCGGCATGA
- a CDS encoding glycoside hydrolase family 18 protein, with protein sequence MPRHKREPGLLPRPLAVLAALALAAGTAAVVRLLPADATAPRGPAAAQPPAAPPEVPEAEPSAAFVAFVDTAREPTFDLPGQARRTGVRWYTLGHLVAGGDGCSPKWSSPLDLAGSATPARTASLLDPGRNPVANRIGRLRAMGGDAAPVFGGPDGPELAATCTRPGGLAAAYRRVVGAFGAGAVDFEVRDSADRAAVLRRARAIHAVQRERRLRVSFTLPLRRGGLAAADAAMLRATHEAGADVGTVNLLAPVEPRSTRGGRLGLLAESVRAAAAQVARAQGLTEPGEVWPRLALTPVLADAGDLSERDARTLAGYAARHGLAWLSLRGVTPKPDVSRILWRSPA encoded by the coding sequence CGCCGACGCCACCGCGCCGCGGGGTCCCGCCGCGGCACAGCCGCCCGCCGCGCCGCCGGAGGTGCCCGAGGCGGAGCCGTCCGCCGCGTTCGTGGCGTTCGTGGACACCGCCCGCGAGCCCACGTTCGACCTGCCGGGGCAGGCCCGCCGCACCGGGGTGCGCTGGTACACGCTCGGCCACCTGGTGGCGGGCGGCGACGGCTGCTCGCCCAAGTGGAGCAGCCCGCTCGACCTCGCCGGCAGTGCCACGCCCGCACGCACGGCGAGCCTGCTCGACCCGGGCAGGAACCCGGTGGCCAACCGGATCGGTAGGCTCAGGGCGATGGGCGGCGACGCCGCGCCCGTGTTCGGCGGCCCCGACGGGCCCGAGCTGGCCGCGACCTGCACGAGGCCGGGCGGGCTCGCCGCCGCCTACCGCCGGGTGGTCGGCGCGTTCGGCGCCGGCGCCGTCGACTTCGAGGTGCGCGACAGCGCCGACCGGGCGGCGGTGCTGCGCCGGGCGCGGGCCATCCACGCCGTGCAGCGCGAGCGGCGGCTGCGGGTCAGCTTCACGCTGCCGCTGCGGCGCGGCGGCCTGGCCGCCGCCGACGCCGCGATGTTGCGCGCCACCCACGAGGCCGGCGCCGACGTCGGCACCGTCAACCTGCTGGCCCCCGTCGAGCCGCGCAGCACGCGGGGTGGCCGCCTGGGCCTGCTGGCCGAGTCCGTACGGGCGGCGGCGGCGCAGGTCGCCCGGGCTCAGGGCCTGACGGAGCCCGGCGAGGTGTGGCCGCGCCTCGCGCTGACCCCGGTGCTGGCCGACGCGGGCGACCTGAGCGAGCGCGACGCCCGCACGCTGGCCGGCTACGCCGCCCGTCACGGCCTGGCGTGGCTGTCACTGCGCGGAGTCACCCCCAAGCCGGACGTGTCCCGAATTCTTTGGCGAAGTCCTGCATGA
- a CDS encoding DUF1048 domain-containing protein, translated as MNFWDTITGNDLTREWKAIEARAALLPADYRAAWEQIKGHLFIYGDFTGRNLMPIVDSALGLLEETAADGQSIHDVLGDDLAGFCAALAGGEGARTFRDRWREQLNRNVARKLRRLGG; from the coding sequence ATGAACTTCTGGGACACCATCACCGGCAACGATCTGACCAGGGAATGGAAGGCGATCGAAGCGCGGGCCGCGCTGTTGCCGGCCGACTACCGGGCGGCGTGGGAGCAGATCAAGGGCCACCTGTTCATCTACGGCGACTTCACCGGCCGCAACCTGATGCCGATCGTGGACAGCGCCCTGGGGCTGCTGGAGGAGACGGCGGCCGACGGCCAGAGCATCCACGACGTGCTGGGTGACGACCTCGCGGGCTTCTGCGCGGCGCTGGCCGGCGGGGAAGGGGCGCGGACCTTCCGCGACCGCTGGCGCGAGCAGCTCAACAGGAACGTGGCAAGGAAACTGCGCAGGCTGGGAGGCTGA
- a CDS encoding DUF1048 domain-containing protein produces the protein MGIQDIIEGKKQWRAHLARVKALPPDYQIVYKEMQRYFFKVGPVDLVEGNLLAGIVDFFEEGAASGKGVLELIGDDVAAFADDLIKDSRTFAEVYQESRGASPGPAGK, from the coding sequence ATGGGCATCCAGGACATCATCGAGGGCAAGAAGCAGTGGCGGGCGCACCTGGCCAGGGTCAAGGCGCTGCCGCCCGACTACCAGATCGTCTACAAGGAGATGCAGCGCTACTTCTTCAAGGTCGGGCCGGTCGATCTGGTCGAGGGAAACCTGCTCGCCGGGATCGTCGACTTCTTCGAGGAGGGCGCGGCGTCCGGCAAGGGAGTGCTGGAGCTCATCGGCGACGACGTCGCCGCCTTCGCCGACGACCTGATCAAGGACTCGCGCACCTTCGCCGAGGTCTACCAGGAGTCGCGCGGCGCGAGCCCCGGCCCGGCCGGGAAGTAG
- a CDS encoding response regulator transcription factor: MTTRVLLADDEHLIRGAIAALLDLEDGIEVVAQVGRGDEVVAAVAEHRPDVAVLDIEMPGMDGLSAAERISSQCKIVILTSLGRPGYLRRAMAAGVSGFLGKDASAEELAMAIRKVQSGGRYLDAELAAAAMAAGDSPLTERERDALRLAAEGATISRIAGELHLTEGTVRNYLSSAMTKLNAQNRLEAIRTAQRMGWL, encoded by the coding sequence ATGACGACCCGCGTGCTGCTGGCCGACGACGAGCACCTGATCCGCGGCGCCATCGCGGCCCTGCTCGACCTGGAGGACGGCATCGAGGTCGTCGCCCAGGTGGGCAGAGGCGACGAGGTGGTGGCCGCGGTCGCCGAGCACCGCCCCGACGTGGCCGTGCTCGACATCGAGATGCCCGGCATGGACGGCCTGAGCGCGGCCGAGCGGATCAGCTCCCAGTGCAAGATCGTCATCCTGACGAGCCTGGGCCGGCCCGGCTACCTGCGCAGGGCGATGGCGGCGGGGGTCAGCGGCTTCCTAGGCAAGGACGCCTCGGCCGAGGAGTTGGCGATGGCGATCCGCAAGGTCCAGTCGGGCGGCCGTTACCTGGACGCGGAGCTGGCGGCGGCGGCGATGGCGGCCGGCGACAGCCCGCTGACCGAGCGGGAGCGCGACGCGCTGCGCCTGGCCGCCGAGGGCGCCACGATCTCCAGGATCGCCGGCGAGCTGCACCTGACCGAGGGCACGGTGCGCAACTACCTGTCCAGCGCCATGACCAAGCTCAACGCCCAGAACCGGCTGGAGGCCATCCGCACGGCGCAGCGCATGGGCTGGCTCTGA